The Streptomyces sp. NBC_01689 genome includes a window with the following:
- the metK gene encoding methionine adenosyltransferase codes for MSRRLFTSESVTEGHPDKIADQISDTILDALLREDPTSRVAVETLITTGLVHVAGEVTTKAYAPIAQLVREKILEIGYDSSKKGFDGASCGVSVSIGSQSPDIAQGVDTAYESRVEGDEDELDKQGAGDQGLMFGYATDETPNLMPLPIHLAHRLSRRLSEVRKNGTIPYLRPDGKTQVTIEYDGDKAVRLDTVVVSSQHASDIDLDSLLAPDIREFVVEPELKALLDDGIKLDTEGYRLLVNPTGRFEIGGPMGDAGLTGRKIIIDTYGGMARHGGGAFSGKDPSKVDRSAAYAMRWVAKNVVAAGLASRCEVQVAYAIGKAEPVGLFVETFGTAKVDAEKIETAITEVFDLRPAAIIRDLDLLRPIYSQTAAYGHFGRELPDFTWERTDRVDALRRAVGL; via the coding sequence GTGTCCCGTCGCCTGTTCACCTCGGAGTCCGTGACCGAGGGTCACCCCGACAAGATCGCTGACCAGATCAGCGACACCATTCTCGACGCGCTTCTGCGGGAGGACCCGACGTCCCGGGTCGCCGTGGAGACGTTGATCACGACCGGCCTGGTGCACGTGGCCGGGGAGGTCACGACCAAGGCGTACGCGCCGATCGCGCAGCTGGTCCGGGAGAAGATCCTGGAGATCGGCTACGACTCGTCGAAGAAGGGCTTCGACGGCGCTTCCTGCGGTGTCTCGGTGTCGATCGGCTCCCAGTCACCGGACATCGCGCAGGGTGTCGACACGGCGTACGAGTCCCGCGTCGAGGGTGACGAGGACGAGCTCGACAAGCAGGGCGCCGGTGACCAGGGCCTGATGTTCGGGTACGCGACGGACGAGACCCCGAACCTGATGCCGCTGCCGATCCATCTCGCGCACCGGCTCTCCCGCCGGCTCTCCGAGGTCCGCAAGAACGGCACGATCCCCTACCTCCGTCCCGACGGGAAGACCCAGGTCACCATCGAGTACGACGGTGACAAGGCGGTCCGGCTGGACACCGTCGTGGTCTCCTCGCAGCACGCGAGCGACATCGACCTGGACTCGCTGCTCGCCCCGGACATCCGCGAGTTCGTCGTGGAGCCGGAGCTCAAGGCCCTCCTCGACGACGGCATCAAGCTGGACACCGAGGGCTACCGCCTGCTGGTCAACCCGACCGGCCGCTTCGAGATCGGCGGCCCGATGGGCGACGCCGGTCTGACCGGCCGCAAGATCATCATCGACACGTACGGCGGCATGGCCCGTCACGGCGGCGGCGCCTTCTCCGGCAAGGACCCGTCCAAGGTCGACCGTTCCGCCGCGTACGCGATGCGCTGGGTCGCCAAGAACGTCGTCGCCGCAGGCCTCGCCTCGCGCTGCGAGGTCCAGGTCGCCTACGCCATCGGCAAGGCCGAGCCCGTCGGTCTCTTCGTGGAGACGTTCGGCACCGCGAAGGTCGACGCGGAGAAGATCGAGACCGCCATCACCGAGGTCTTCGACCTCCGTCCGGCGGCCATCATCCGCGACCTCGACCTGCTGCGCCCGATCTACTCCCAGACCGCCGCGTACGGTCACTTCGGCCGCGAGCTGCCCGACTTCACGTGGGAGCGGACCGACCGGGTGGACGCGCTGCGCAGGGCCGTCGGCCTGTAG
- the rpe gene encoding ribulose-phosphate 3-epimerase, with protein MAVQINPSILSADFARLAQEAEAVQGADWLHVDVMDNHFVPNLTLGVPVVESLARATDTPLDCHLMIEDADRWAPQYVEAGAGSVTFHVEAAAAPVRLAREIRAKGARASMALKPATPIEPYEDLLPELDMLLIMTVEPGFGGQAFLDIMLPKIRRTRELISKHGLELWLQVDGGVSASTIERCAEAGADVFVAGSAVYGASDPAQAVRALRTQAQEATAHAAWACDH; from the coding sequence ATGGCCGTGCAGATCAACCCCAGCATCCTCTCCGCCGACTTCGCCCGTCTCGCCCAGGAGGCAGAGGCGGTACAGGGGGCGGACTGGCTCCATGTCGACGTCATGGACAACCACTTCGTACCGAACCTGACGCTCGGGGTGCCGGTCGTGGAATCCCTGGCCCGCGCCACGGACACCCCGCTGGACTGCCATCTGATGATCGAGGACGCCGATCGGTGGGCGCCCCAGTACGTCGAGGCGGGAGCGGGTTCCGTCACCTTCCACGTGGAGGCCGCCGCCGCGCCCGTGCGGCTCGCCCGCGAGATCCGGGCCAAGGGTGCCCGCGCCTCCATGGCGCTCAAGCCCGCGACCCCGATCGAGCCCTACGAGGACCTGCTGCCCGAGCTCGACATGCTGCTCATCATGACGGTGGAGCCGGGCTTCGGGGGCCAGGCCTTCCTGGACATCATGCTGCCGAAGATCCGCCGCACCCGTGAACTGATCAGCAAGCACGGACTCGAACTCTGGCTCCAGGTCGACGGCGGAGTCTCGGCCTCCACCATCGAACGCTGCGCGGAGGCCGGCGCGGACGTCTTCGTGGCCGGATCGGCCGTCTACGGCGCATCGGACCCGGCCCAGGCGGTACGTGCATTGCGCACCCAGGCGCAGGAGGCGACGGCTCATGCGGCGTGGGCGTGCGACCACTGA
- the fmt gene encoding methionyl-tRNA formyltransferase, giving the protein MKLVFAGTPEVAVPALDALIASGRHEVAAVVTRPDAPAGRGRRLVASPVAERAAEAGIEVLKPARPRDEEFLTRLREIGPDCCPVVAYGALLPRVALDVPAHGWVNLHFSLLPAWRGAAPVQHAVMAGDEITGASTFLIEEGLDSGPVYGTVTEEVRPTDTSGDLLTRLAFAGSGLLLATMDGIEDGSLKAVPQPADGVTLAPKISVENAHVDWSAPAMRVDRVVRGCTPAPGAWTVFRGERLKLVQATPVPERDDLAPGELSVGKNNVYVGTGSYAVELLWVQAQGKKPMRAADWARGVRISSGEALGV; this is encoded by the coding sequence ATGAAGCTCGTCTTCGCAGGTACCCCCGAGGTCGCCGTTCCCGCTCTGGACGCCCTGATCGCCTCCGGGCGGCACGAGGTGGCCGCCGTCGTCACGCGGCCCGACGCGCCCGCCGGGCGAGGGCGGCGGCTCGTCGCGAGCCCGGTCGCCGAGCGGGCGGCGGAGGCCGGGATCGAGGTGCTGAAGCCGGCCAGACCGCGGGACGAGGAGTTCCTGACGCGCCTGCGGGAGATCGGCCCCGACTGCTGCCCCGTGGTGGCCTACGGGGCGCTGCTGCCCCGGGTCGCCCTGGACGTCCCCGCCCACGGCTGGGTCAACCTGCACTTCTCGCTGCTCCCCGCGTGGCGCGGCGCCGCCCCGGTGCAGCACGCGGTCATGGCCGGTGACGAGATCACCGGTGCGTCCACGTTCCTCATCGAGGAGGGGCTCGACTCGGGACCCGTGTACGGGACCGTCACCGAGGAGGTCCGGCCCACCGACACCAGCGGGGACCTGCTGACCCGGCTGGCCTTCGCGGGGTCCGGACTGCTCCTCGCGACCATGGACGGCATCGAGGACGGCTCCCTGAAGGCGGTGCCGCAGCCGGCCGACGGTGTCACCCTGGCGCCGAAGATCAGCGTCGAGAACGCCCACGTGGACTGGTCCGCGCCGGCGATGCGCGTGGACCGGGTGGTCCGCGGATGCACCCCCGCGCCGGGCGCCTGGACCGTCTTCCGCGGCGAACGGCTCAAGCTCGTGCAGGCCACGCCGGTGCCCGAGCGCGACGACCTCGCGCCGGGCGAGCTGTCCGTCGGCAAGAACAACGTGTACGTCGGAACCGGTTCGTACGCCGTCGAGCTGCTCTGGGTCCAGGCCCAGGGCAAGAAGCCGATGCGCGCGGCGGACTGGGCGCGGGGCGTACGGATCTCCTCCGGAGAGGCGCTGGGGGTCTGA
- a CDS encoding RsmB/NOP family class I SAM-dependent RNA methyltransferase, with the protein MSEQSRRPSKPGKPYRRPQKDPVRFLAFEALRAVDERDAYANLVLPPLLRKAREKDGFDGRDAALATELVYGTLRRQGTYDAVISACVDRPLREVDPPVLDVLSLGVHQLLGTRIPTHAAVSASVELARVVLGDGRAKFVNAVLRKVARHDLDGWLEQVAPPYEDDPEDHLAVVHSHPRWVVSALWDALGGGRAGIEDLLEADNERPEVTLVARPGRSTAGELLGALGEESALPGRWSPYAVRLSEGGEPGAVDAVREGRAGVQDEGSQLVALALANAPLDGPDKAWLDGCAGPGGKAAMLAGLAAERGAVLLASEKQPHRAGLVAKALAGNPGPYQVIAADGTRPPWLPGTFDRVLMDVPCTGLGALRRRPEARWRRRPEDLDGFAPLQRGLLRTALDSVRIGGVVGYATCSPHLAETRAVVDDVLKHYENGSAELIDARPLLPDVPALGDGPDIQLWPHLHGTDAMYLALIRRTA; encoded by the coding sequence GTGAGTGAGCAGTCCCGTCGGCCGAGCAAGCCCGGCAAGCCCTACCGCCGCCCCCAGAAGGACCCGGTCCGTTTCCTCGCCTTCGAGGCGCTGCGGGCCGTGGACGAGCGGGACGCGTACGCGAACCTCGTCCTGCCGCCGCTGCTGCGCAAGGCGCGGGAGAAGGACGGCTTCGACGGGCGGGACGCTGCGCTCGCGACCGAGCTCGTGTACGGCACACTGCGCAGGCAGGGCACGTACGACGCCGTCATCTCTGCCTGTGTCGACCGGCCGCTGCGCGAGGTCGACCCGCCGGTCCTCGACGTCCTCAGCCTCGGTGTCCACCAGCTGCTCGGCACGCGTATCCCCACCCACGCCGCCGTGTCCGCCTCGGTCGAACTCGCCCGCGTCGTCCTCGGCGACGGACGCGCCAAGTTCGTCAACGCCGTGCTGCGCAAGGTCGCCCGGCACGACCTCGACGGCTGGCTGGAGCAGGTGGCACCGCCCTACGAGGACGACCCCGAGGACCATCTCGCCGTCGTGCACTCGCACCCGCGCTGGGTCGTCTCCGCGCTGTGGGACGCGCTCGGCGGCGGCCGGGCCGGGATCGAGGACCTGCTGGAGGCCGACAACGAGCGTCCCGAGGTGACCCTCGTGGCCCGGCCCGGCCGCTCCACCGCCGGCGAACTCCTCGGCGCGCTGGGGGAGGAGTCCGCGCTTCCCGGGCGCTGGTCGCCCTACGCCGTGCGTCTCAGCGAGGGCGGCGAACCCGGCGCCGTCGACGCCGTGCGGGAGGGCCGCGCGGGTGTCCAGGACGAGGGCAGCCAACTGGTGGCGCTGGCCCTCGCGAACGCGCCGCTCGACGGGCCCGACAAGGCCTGGCTGGACGGCTGCGCCGGTCCCGGTGGCAAGGCCGCCATGCTCGCCGGGCTGGCGGCGGAGCGCGGCGCCGTGCTGCTCGCCTCCGAGAAGCAGCCCCACCGGGCCGGGCTCGTCGCCAAGGCGCTGGCCGGGAACCCCGGGCCGTACCAGGTCATCGCCGCCGACGGCACCCGTCCGCCGTGGCTGCCCGGCACGTTCGACCGCGTACTGATGGACGTGCCCTGCACCGGACTCGGTGCGCTGCGGCGCCGGCCCGAGGCGCGCTGGCGGCGCCGGCCCGAGGACCTCGACGGGTTCGCGCCGTTGCAGCGCGGACTGCTGCGCACCGCGCTCGACTCCGTACGGATCGGCGGCGTCGTCGGATACGCGACGTGCTCGCCGCACCTCGCGGAGACCCGCGCGGTCGTGGACGACGTGCTCAAGCACTACGAGAACGGCTCCGCCGAGCTGATCGACGCCCGTCCGCTGCTCCCGGACGTCCCGGCGCTGGGCGACGGCCCCGACATCCAGCTGTGGCCGCATCTGCACGGCACCGACGCGATGTACCTGGCGCTGATCAGGCGCACCGCCTGA
- a CDS encoding primosomal protein N': protein MAVSSADGRSEGGAEGAPPEQLALIREGVRQARAPKAKPRTWRGAALAKELPVARVLVDKGVLHLDRYFDYAVPEELDAEAQPGVRVRVRFGAGRHRVRDGRREGGGLIDGFLVERLAESDYSGPLAALAQVVSPEPVLGPELLGLARAVADRYAGSLADVLQLAVPPRNARAEAKPSPAPLPAPAAPPAESWTRYTRGAAFVESLARGGSPRAVWNALPGPEWADELARAVGATLASGRGALVVVPDGRTVSRVDAALTALLGEGRHAVLTAEAGPEKRYREWLAVRRGSVRAVVGTRAAMFAPVRDLGLVVLWDDGDGSHSEPHAPQPHAREVLLLRAAHDKCAFLLGSWSCTVEAAQLVESGWAAPLVAERDQVRTCAPLIRTVGDGDLARDEAARAARLPTPAWQAVREGLRHGPVLVQVPRRGYVPRMACAQCRAPARCRHCAGPLEARDADALRCTWCGRDEAAWHCPECGGFRLRAQVVGARRTAEELGRAFPAVPVRTSGREQVLDTVPGTPALVVSTPGAEPVAEGGYAAALLLDGWAMLSRPDLRAGEEALRRWIGASALVRGQGAGGTVVVVAEPTLRPVQALVRWDPVGHAVRELAERAELGFPPVSRMAAVSGTPDALAGFLAVVELPGDAEVLGPVPLPVTDAGRPRRVGAPPPGERWERALVRVPPGSGAALAAALKAAQAARMARGGSEPVRIRIDPPDIG, encoded by the coding sequence ATGGCTGTGAGCAGCGCTGACGGGCGGAGCGAGGGCGGCGCGGAGGGCGCGCCGCCCGAACAGCTTGCGCTGATCCGTGAGGGCGTGCGGCAGGCCAGGGCACCGAAGGCGAAGCCGCGGACCTGGCGCGGTGCCGCGCTCGCGAAGGAGCTGCCGGTCGCACGGGTGCTCGTCGACAAGGGCGTGCTGCACCTGGACCGGTACTTCGACTACGCCGTGCCCGAGGAGCTCGACGCCGAGGCACAGCCCGGCGTCCGGGTCCGGGTGCGGTTCGGGGCGGGGCGGCACCGGGTGCGGGACGGGCGGCGCGAGGGCGGTGGCCTCATCGACGGCTTCCTCGTCGAGCGGCTGGCAGAGTCGGACTACTCGGGACCGCTCGCCGCGCTGGCCCAGGTGGTGTCTCCCGAACCGGTCCTCGGACCCGAACTGCTCGGGCTGGCCCGGGCCGTCGCCGACCGGTACGCGGGCAGCCTCGCCGACGTGCTGCAGCTCGCCGTGCCGCCGCGCAACGCACGGGCGGAGGCGAAGCCCTCTCCGGCGCCGCTGCCCGCCCCCGCCGCGCCCCCGGCGGAGTCCTGGACGCGCTACACCCGCGGGGCGGCCTTCGTGGAGTCGCTCGCCCGCGGCGGCTCCCCCCGCGCGGTGTGGAACGCGTTGCCGGGGCCCGAGTGGGCGGACGAGCTGGCCCGGGCCGTGGGCGCGACGCTCGCCTCGGGACGCGGCGCGCTCGTCGTCGTCCCGGACGGCCGGACCGTCTCCCGCGTGGACGCGGCACTGACCGCGTTGCTGGGGGAGGGGCGGCACGCGGTCCTCACGGCCGAGGCCGGCCCCGAGAAGCGGTACCGGGAGTGGCTCGCCGTGCGGCGCGGATCCGTACGGGCCGTCGTGGGGACCCGCGCGGCCATGTTCGCGCCGGTGCGCGATCTCGGGCTCGTCGTCCTCTGGGACGACGGGGACGGCAGCCACAGCGAGCCGCACGCACCGCAGCCGCATGCCCGGGAGGTGCTCCTGCTGCGTGCCGCCCATGACAAATGCGCCTTCCTGCTGGGGAGTTGGAGCTGCACGGTCGAGGCCGCGCAGCTGGTCGAGAGCGGCTGGGCGGCGCCGCTGGTCGCCGAACGGGACCAGGTGAGGACCTGCGCCCCGCTCATCCGGACGGTGGGCGACGGGGATCTCGCCCGGGACGAGGCGGCGCGGGCGGCCAGGCTGCCGACGCCGGCCTGGCAGGCGGTCAGGGAGGGGCTGCGGCACGGTCCCGTGCTGGTGCAGGTGCCCCGGCGGGGTTACGTACCGCGGATGGCCTGCGCGCAGTGCCGTGCTCCGGCCCGCTGCCGGCACTGTGCGGGTCCCCTGGAGGCGCGGGACGCCGACGCCCTGCGGTGCACCTGGTGCGGGCGGGACGAGGCGGCCTGGCACTGTCCCGAGTGCGGCGGCTTCCGGCTGCGGGCGCAGGTCGTCGGCGCCCGGCGGACCGCGGAGGAACTCGGGCGGGCCTTCCCCGCGGTGCCGGTACGGACCTCGGGGCGCGAGCAGGTGCTCGACACGGTGCCGGGGACACCCGCGCTCGTCGTGTCCACGCCGGGCGCCGAACCCGTGGCCGAGGGCGGTTACGCCGCGGCGCTGCTGCTCGACGGCTGGGCGATGCTGTCGCGGCCCGATCTGCGAGCCGGTGAGGAGGCGCTGCGGCGCTGGATCGGAGCCTCGGCGCTGGTGCGCGGGCAGGGGGCGGGCGGCACGGTGGTGGTCGTCGCGGAACCGACCCTGCGTCCCGTGCAGGCGCTCGTCCGCTGGGACCCGGTCGGGCACGCGGTGCGTGAACTCGCCGAGCGGGCGGAGCTGGGATTTCCGCCGGTGTCACGGATGGCGGCGGTCTCCGGTACGCCGGACGCGCTCGCCGGTTTCCTCGCGGTGGTCGAACTTCCCGGTGACGCCGAGGTGTTGGGGCCGGTGCCGCTGCCCGTCACCGATGCCGGGCGACCGCGTCGGGTGGGGGCGCCGCCGCCGGGGGAGCGGTGGGAGCGGGCGCTGGTCCGGGTCCCGCCAGGGAGCGGCGCCGCGCTGGCGGCCGCGTTGAAGGCCGCGCAGGCGGCACGGATGGCGCGCGGGGGGAGCGAGCCCGTCCGGATCCGGATCGATCCGCCGGACATCGGGTGA
- a CDS encoding sugar-binding transcriptional regulator, whose amino-acid sequence MNSSEESAVSGMSAGRSAMRMGPAELVQAAAMARRFYLEGKSKIQIAEEFGVSRFKVARVLETALERDLVRIEIRVPAELDAERSDALRARYGLRHAVVVESPADAEESPDPENLGEVAADLLGELVNEGDVLGLAWGRSTIHMAAALDRLPPCTVVQLTGVYDAGTAERGSVEAVRRAAQVSGGDAHPIYAPMLLPDAATATALRSQTGIARAFEYFDKVTVACVSIGSWEPGISTVHDMLSDEERAHYASLGVAAEMSAHLFDTEGRRVGRDLGERCITVEADRLRRIPEVVAIAGGQRKAAAIDAVLRSGLVTSLVTDTSAADYLMTAGSAPRPALSRQDPDGP is encoded by the coding sequence GTGAACAGCAGTGAGGAGAGCGCCGTGTCGGGTATGTCGGCGGGCCGGTCAGCCATGCGGATGGGACCCGCTGAGCTGGTCCAGGCGGCGGCCATGGCCCGCCGCTTCTACCTCGAGGGCAAGTCCAAGATCCAGATCGCCGAGGAGTTCGGCGTCAGCCGCTTCAAGGTGGCCCGGGTCCTGGAGACCGCTCTCGAACGGGATCTCGTACGGATCGAGATCCGGGTGCCGGCCGAGCTGGACGCGGAGCGCTCGGACGCGCTGCGCGCCCGCTACGGCCTCAGACACGCGGTGGTGGTCGAGTCCCCGGCCGACGCCGAGGAGTCGCCCGACCCCGAGAACCTCGGAGAGGTGGCCGCCGACCTGCTCGGTGAGCTCGTCAACGAGGGCGATGTGCTCGGCCTCGCCTGGGGCCGCTCCACCATCCACATGGCCGCGGCCCTCGACCGCCTCCCGCCGTGCACGGTGGTGCAGCTGACCGGTGTGTACGACGCCGGGACCGCCGAACGCGGCTCGGTGGAGGCCGTGCGCCGTGCCGCGCAGGTGTCGGGCGGGGACGCCCACCCCATCTACGCGCCGATGCTGCTGCCCGACGCGGCGACCGCGACCGCGCTGCGCAGCCAGACGGGGATCGCGCGGGCCTTCGAGTACTTCGACAAGGTCACGGTCGCCTGTGTCTCCATCGGCTCGTGGGAGCCGGGCATCTCGACCGTGCACGACATGCTCAGCGACGAGGAGCGGGCGCACTACGCGTCCCTCGGTGTCGCCGCCGAGATGTCCGCGCATCTCTTCGACACCGAGGGCCGTCGGGTCGGCCGGGACCTGGGCGAGCGGTGCATCACCGTCGAGGCGGACCGGCTGCGCCGCATCCCCGAGGTCGTCGCGATCGCGGGCGGACAGCGCAAGGCGGCCGCGATCGACGCCGTCCTGCGCTCCGGTCTGGTCACCAGCCTGGTGACCGACACCTCGGCCGCGGACTACCTGATGACGGCGGGATCGGCACCGCGCCCGGCGCTCTCCCGCCAGGACCCGGACGGGCCGTGA
- a CDS encoding ribonuclease domain-containing protein, with protein MLLLRAVARVPRLVAGLLLCLAVLLTGCSSAPPSTSPADTRAGSSAASARPSGAGTVREARLPAEARTTLALIDRGGPFPYARDGVVFGNFERLLPSHPRGYYHEYTVRTPGERDRGARRIVTGENGEIYYTDDHYKSFRAVLR; from the coding sequence ATGCTGCTGCTGCGGGCCGTGGCCCGCGTACCCAGGCTCGTCGCGGGTCTGCTCCTCTGCCTGGCGGTCCTGCTCACCGGATGCTCGTCCGCGCCCCCGTCGACCTCCCCGGCGGACACCCGTGCCGGCTCCTCCGCGGCCTCCGCCCGGCCGTCCGGCGCGGGCACCGTCCGCGAGGCCCGGCTGCCCGCCGAAGCCCGTACGACCCTCGCCCTCATCGACCGGGGCGGCCCCTTCCCGTACGCCAGGGACGGAGTCGTCTTCGGCAACTTCGAGCGGCTCCTGCCCTCGCACCCGCGCGGCTACTACCACGAGTACACCGTCCGCACCCCCGGCGAACGGGACCGGGGAGCCCGCCGCATTGTCACCGGGGAGAACGGTGAGATCTACTACACCGATGATCACTACAAGTCCTTCCGGGCGGTGCTGAGATGA
- a CDS encoding GuaB1 family IMP dehydrogenase-related protein, with protein sequence MRFLNDIQPPYDLTYDDVFMVPSRSAVGSRQGVDLAAPDGTGTTIPLVVANMTAIAGRRMAETVARRGGLVVIPQDIPIEVVTEVVTWVKGRHLVLDTPIVLAPHQTVADALALLPKRAHNAGVVVDEDRRPVGVVTDTDLTGVDRFTQLSEVMARDLLLLDADIEPREAFNRLDGANRRYAPAVDRDGRLAGILTRKGALRATLYTPATDANGRLRIAAAVGINGDVAGKAKQLLDAGVDTLVIDTAHGHQESMISAIRTVRALDPQVPIAAGNIVAAEGVRDLVEAGADIIKVGVGPGAMCTTRMMTGVGRPQFSAVLECATEARKYGKHVWADGGVRHPRDVAMALAAGASNVMIGSWFAGTYESPGDLQQDADGRLYKESFGMASARAVRNRTSEESAYDRARKALFEEGISTSRMFLDPARPGVEDLIDSIIAGVRSSCTYAGANSLEEFGEKAVVGIQSAAGYAEGKPLHASWS encoded by the coding sequence GTGCGTTTCCTCAACGACATCCAGCCCCCGTACGACCTGACGTACGACGACGTCTTCATGGTGCCCAGCCGCTCGGCGGTCGGCTCCCGGCAGGGCGTGGACCTCGCCGCCCCGGACGGGACGGGCACCACGATCCCGCTGGTCGTGGCCAACATGACCGCCATCGCGGGCCGCCGGATGGCCGAGACCGTCGCCCGTCGCGGGGGCCTCGTCGTCATCCCGCAGGACATCCCGATCGAGGTCGTCACCGAGGTCGTCACCTGGGTCAAGGGACGCCACCTGGTGCTCGACACCCCGATCGTCCTCGCCCCCCACCAGACCGTCGCCGACGCCCTCGCGCTGCTGCCCAAGCGCGCGCACAACGCGGGCGTCGTCGTGGACGAGGACCGCCGCCCGGTCGGCGTGGTCACCGACACCGACCTGACCGGCGTGGACCGCTTCACCCAGCTCTCCGAGGTCATGGCCCGGGACCTGCTGCTCCTCGACGCCGACATCGAGCCGCGCGAGGCGTTCAACAGGCTGGACGGCGCGAACCGCCGCTACGCCCCCGCCGTCGACCGGGACGGCAGGCTCGCCGGCATCCTCACCCGCAAGGGCGCCCTGCGCGCCACGCTCTACACCCCGGCCACCGACGCGAACGGCAGGCTGCGCATCGCCGCCGCCGTCGGCATCAACGGCGACGTCGCGGGCAAGGCCAAGCAGCTCCTCGACGCGGGCGTCGACACCCTCGTCATCGACACGGCCCACGGCCACCAGGAGTCGATGATCAGCGCGATCAGGACCGTGCGCGCGCTCGACCCGCAGGTCCCGATCGCGGCCGGCAACATCGTCGCCGCCGAGGGCGTCAGGGATCTCGTCGAGGCGGGCGCGGACATCATCAAGGTGGGGGTCGGCCCCGGCGCCATGTGCACCACCCGGATGATGACCGGCGTCGGCCGGCCGCAGTTCTCCGCCGTCCTGGAGTGCGCCACCGAGGCACGGAAGTACGGCAAACACGTGTGGGCCGACGGCGGCGTCCGTCACCCCCGCGACGTCGCCATGGCACTGGCCGCGGGCGCGTCCAACGTCATGATCGGTTCGTGGTTCGCGGGCACCTACGAGTCCCCGGGCGACCTCCAGCAGGACGCCGACGGGCGGCTCTACAAGGAGTCCTTCGGCATGGCCTCCGCCCGCGCGGTCCGCAACCGCACCAGCGAGGAGTCCGCGTACGACCGCGCCCGCAAGGCCCTGTTCGAGGAGGGCATCTCCACCTCGCGGATGTTCCTCGACCCGGCCCGCCCCGGCGTCGAGGACCTGATCGACTCGATCATCGCGGGCGTCCGCTCCTCCTGCACCTACGCCGGCGCGAACTCGCTGGAGGAGTTCGGCGAGAAGGCCGTCGTCGGCATCCAGAGCGCCGCCGGATACGCCGAGGGCAAGCCGCTGCACGCCAGCTGGAGCTGA
- a CDS encoding barstar family protein, which translates to MTDGTLADVLAAAGWSQVRLDLTGVTDKPAFMDRCARALGLPDWFGRNWDALADCLGDLSWAPPARGRLLVVTGWRDFARAAPRDWGVAQEVFAEAADRGRGTAGALQVVLALGGSDDGPTGRPG; encoded by the coding sequence ATGACCGACGGCACTCTCGCGGACGTGCTGGCCGCCGCCGGGTGGTCCCAGGTGCGGCTCGATCTCACCGGGGTCACCGACAAACCGGCGTTCATGGACCGCTGCGCCCGCGCCCTCGGCCTGCCCGACTGGTTCGGGCGGAACTGGGACGCCCTCGCCGACTGTCTCGGAGACCTCTCCTGGGCCCCGCCCGCCCGCGGACGCCTGCTCGTCGTCACCGGCTGGCGGGACTTCGCCCGGGCCGCGCCACGGGACTGGGGGGTCGCGCAGGAGGTGTTCGCGGAGGCCGCCGACCGCGGGCGCGGGACCGCAGGGGCGCTCCAGGTGGTCCTCGCCCTTGGAGGATCCGACGACGGACCCACCGGTCGGCCTGGATGA